The window TGTGGTTTGTTGCATGATCTTACTTTTTAGCAGAGCAAAGCTAAACTAATTAATTCTAATTTTCATCTATAAATAGCATCCAATTGAAAATTGTTATAGTCTATTTTTCGGGCTTCCATCCTCATGCTTTGATTCCAAATAAGTTACTCTCGATACCTATCTTAAAACAGATAAAAATCGAAATACTTTATCTCATTAAGAAGGATACAAAAACTTATTTTTAAACTGTCGTTTATAGTTAATCTCTTATTAATGGCATAGTACTGCAACGTAGCAAGCCTTCTTGTTTTGCAATTTCGGCATAAGGTACTTCTTCTACAGTAATTCCATTTTCACGCAACCAAGTATTTAATCTTGTGAAGTTCTTTTCAGAAATTACTACTTCTTCCGAAATAGAGAATACATTACTATTCATATTAAACATTTCTTCTTTTGTTATAATGAAGCAATTTTCTTTTCCGAAGTAATTTAACAACCATTCATATTCTTCTTCTTCCAAAAATCCTTCTTTATGTAAAATAGCTTTATTGGTTCCTACAGGTTGAAAACAGCAATCTAAATGTAATGCATTATCTCTTGGATTGGTTTGCGATTTTCTAAGATTAAAAGACTTTACTTTTTTATGCGGAAAGGTTTTTTCAATAAAAGCAACACCTTGCATGTTTGTTCTAGCAACGATATAATCGGGATAATCTTCTTCTCTATAAGTACCAACAAAAATATAATC is drawn from Lacinutrix sp. WUR7 and contains these coding sequences:
- a CDS encoding dimethylarginine dimethylaminohydrolase family protein, translating into MLKLNVKNETSRLRAVVLGTAISNGPTPSLAEAYDPKSALHIKAGTYPIEADMVKEMEAVANVFKKYDVTVYRPELIENCNQIFARDIAFVIDDVFVKANILPDREEELDAIQYIVDKVDPAKVIRPPEEVHIEGGDVMLWNDYIFVGTYREEDYPDYIVARTNMQGVAFIEKTFPHKKVKSFNLRKSQTNPRDNALHLDCCFQPVGTNKAILHKEGFLEEEEYEWLLNYFGKENCFIITKEEMFNMNSNVFSISEEVVISEKNFTRLNTWLRENGITVEEVPYAEIAKQEGLLRCSTMPLIRD